A genome region from Perca fluviatilis chromosome 20, GENO_Pfluv_1.0, whole genome shotgun sequence includes the following:
- the matn3b gene encoding matrilin-3b isoform X9, with the protein MTSLMWGLLCVSGILASAARGTFPQFGSRNRQIHSISPSIPRVSPHGPPRVSQRFEDIKSIEQTSDELSAETFGEVQRGGSTARAFQQQQGARTGANNLEQERRADNGAGGTNSRFNRYQSSHHQPSSQLQHNAAPSAPWQPARNPSGSLASIRTEAATRANCRNRPIDLVFIIDSSRSVRPAEFEKAKEFLQHMVESLEIGSDATRVGLVNYASTVQNEFQLKTYFAKSALKQALARVEPLASGTMTGMAIKTAMEKAFTAEAGARASSANIAKVAIIVTDGRPQDHVEDVSAAARASGIEIYAVGVDRADMASLRLMASLPHDDHVFYVETYGVIEKLTSKFRETLCGLDPCSQGHNCQHICVNNGNSYDCKCRKGYVLNPDKKTCSRLDPCSQGHDCQHICVSNDDSYICKCQVGYVLNADQKTCSRSTTCAQGHDCQHICVNTEDSYICKCPLGYVLNADQKTCSRSDPCSHGHDCQHICENNDDSYICKCQVGYKLNADQKTCSLSDTCSQGHDCQHICISNDNLYICKCQVGYVLNADQKTCSRLDICTQGHACQHICVKNGHSHHCTCHDGYVLNADQKTCSRSDPCAHGHDCHHICINSDDSYICKCRVGYILNPDKKTCSRSDTCAQGHDCQHICVSTDDSFVCKCRMGYVLNADQKTCSQEMRGETTQDACMCEAQIVFQKKVQSTIQELSRKLDELSDKVNLIEGQQQY; encoded by the exons ATGACCTCATTAATGTGGGGACTGCTCTGTGTCAGTGGCATCCTGGCATCGGCAGCTCGGGGAACTTTCCCACAGTTTGGGTCACGCAACCGGCAGATCCACTCAATTAGCCCTTCAATCCCACGAGTTTCCCCGCACGGCCCTCCAAGGGTCTCCCAGCGCTTTGAAGATATCAAATCTATTGAACAAACCTCTGACGAACTGAGTGCTGAAACTTTTGGAGAGGTCCAGCGGGGCGGTTCCACAGCGCGAGccttccagcagcagcagggtgcCCGAACAGGTGCCAACAACCtggagcaggagaggagagcGGACAATGGAG CTGGTGGCACTAATTCTAGGTTTAATCGCTATCAGTCCTCCCATCACCAGCCGTCTTCACAGCTGCAACACAACGCTGCACCATCTGCACCCTGGCAGCCCGCTCGAAATCCGAGTGGCTCTCTTGCATCCATCAGAACTGAAGCAG CAACAAGAGCGAATTGCAGAAATCGTCCTATAGACCTGGTCTTCATCATAGACAGCTCCCGCAGCGTACGCCCTGCCGAGTTTGAAAAGGCCAAGGAGTTCCTGCAGCATATGGTGGAAAGCTTGGAGATCGGCTCGGACGCCACGCGGGTCGGCCTCGTCAATTATGCCAGCACAGTGCAGAATGAGTTTCAACTAAAGACCTATTTTGCCAAGTCTGCCCTGAAGCAAGCGCTAGCCCGTGTTGAGCCCCTCGCTTCAGGCACCATGACAGGCATGGCCATCAAGACTGCCATGGAGAAAGCTTTCACCGCGGAGGCAGGGGCCCGAGCTAGCTCGGCGAACATTGCCAAGGTAGCCATCATAGTGACAGACGGGAGGCCCCAGGACCACGTAGAGGATGTATCAGCCGCAGCTCGCGCATCTGGGATCGAGATCTACGCAGTGGGAGTAGACAGAGCGGATATGGCGTCCCTGCGCCTCATGGCCAGCCTCCCACATGATGACCATGTCTTCTATGTGGAGACCTATGGTGTCATTGAGAAGCTCACTTCCAAATTTAGGGAAACCTTGTGTG GTTTGGATCCGTGTTCTCAGGGACACAATTGCCAGCACATTTGTGTCAACAATGGCAACTCATACGACTGCAAGTGTCGCAAGGGCTACGTCTTGAACCCGGACAAGAAAACGTGCTCAC GTTTAGATCCATGTTCCCAAGGACATGACTGCCAACATATCTGTGTCAGCAATGATGACTCATACATCTGCAAATGTCAAGTGGGATATGTGTTGAATGCAGACCAGAAAACATGCTCAC GTTCAACTACATGTGCCCAGGGACATGACTGCCAACATATTTGTGTTAACACCGAGGATTCTTACATCTGCAAGTGTCCTTTGGGATATGTATTGAATGCTGACCAGAAAACATGCTCAC GCTCGGATCCATGTTCCCATGGACATGATTGCCAGCACATCTGTGAAAACAATGATGACTCGTACATCTGCAAATGTCAAGTGGGATATAAGTTAAATGCAGACCAAAAGACGTGCTCAC TTTCAGATACATGTTCCCAGGGACATGACTGCCAACATATTTGCATCAGCAATGATAACTTGTACATCTGCAAATGTCAAGTGGGATATGTGTTAAATGCAGACCAGAAAACATGCTCAC GTTTGGATATATGTACTCAGGGACATGCCTGCCAACATATTTGTGTCAAAAATGGTCATTCTCACCATTGCACATGTCATGACGGATATGTGTTGAATGCAGACCAGAAAACATGCTCAC GTTCAGATCCATGTGCCCATGGACATGATTGCCATCACATTTGCATAAACAGTGATGACTCTTACATCTGCAAGTGTCGAGTGGGATATATTTTGAATCCAGATAAGAAAACATGCTCAC GTTCAGATACATGTGCCCAGGGACATGACTGCCAACATATCTGTGTCAGTACTGATGACTCGTTTGTCTGCAAGTGTCGAATGGGATATGTGTTGAATGCAGACCAGAAAACATGCTCAC AGGAAATGAGAGGTGAAACAACTCAAGATGCCTGCATGTGTGAAGCTCAGATTGTGTTCCAGAAAAAAGTACAGTCAACCATACAGGAGCTGAGCAGAAAAC TAGATGAACTTTCAGACAAAGTGAACCTGATTGAGGGCCAACAGCAGTATTAA
- the matn3b gene encoding matrilin-3b isoform X5 — translation MTSLMWGLLCVSGILASAARGTFPQFGSRNRQIHSISPSIPRVSPHGPPRVSQRFEDIKSIEQTSDELSAETFGEVQRGGSTARAFQQQQGARTGANNLEQERRADNGAGGTNSRFNRYQSSHHQPSSQLQHNAAPSAPWQPARNPSGSLASIRTEAATRANCRNRPIDLVFIIDSSRSVRPAEFEKAKEFLQHMVESLEIGSDATRVGLVNYASTVQNEFQLKTYFAKSALKQALARVEPLASGTMTGMAIKTAMEKAFTAEAGARASSANIAKVAIIVTDGRPQDHVEDVSAAARASGIEIYAVGVDRADMASLRLMASLPHDDHVFYVETYGVIEKLTSKFRETLCGLDPCSQGHNCQHICVNNGNSYDCKCRKGYVLNPDKKTCSRLDPCSQGHDCQHICVSNDDSYICKCQVGYVLNADQKTCSRSTTCAQGHDCQHICVNTEDSYICKCPLGYVLNADQKTCSRSDPCSHGHDCQHICENNDDSYICKCQVGYKLNADQKTCSLSDTCSQGHDCQHICISNDNLYICKCQVGYVLNADQKTCSRLDICTQGHACQHICVKNGHSHHCTCHDGYVLNADQKTCSRSDPCAHGHDCHHICINSDDSYICKCRVGYILNPDKKTCSRSDTCAQGHDCQHICVSTDDSFVCKCRMGYVLNADQKTCSRSDACAQGNDCQHICANNGNSYICKCQVGYVLNMDQKTCSRSNACAQGHDCQHICINNGDSYNCKCRVGYVLNADQKTCSQEMRGETTQDACMCEAQIVFQKKVQSTIQELSRKLDELSDKVNLIEGQQQY, via the exons ATGACCTCATTAATGTGGGGACTGCTCTGTGTCAGTGGCATCCTGGCATCGGCAGCTCGGGGAACTTTCCCACAGTTTGGGTCACGCAACCGGCAGATCCACTCAATTAGCCCTTCAATCCCACGAGTTTCCCCGCACGGCCCTCCAAGGGTCTCCCAGCGCTTTGAAGATATCAAATCTATTGAACAAACCTCTGACGAACTGAGTGCTGAAACTTTTGGAGAGGTCCAGCGGGGCGGTTCCACAGCGCGAGccttccagcagcagcagggtgcCCGAACAGGTGCCAACAACCtggagcaggagaggagagcGGACAATGGAG CTGGTGGCACTAATTCTAGGTTTAATCGCTATCAGTCCTCCCATCACCAGCCGTCTTCACAGCTGCAACACAACGCTGCACCATCTGCACCCTGGCAGCCCGCTCGAAATCCGAGTGGCTCTCTTGCATCCATCAGAACTGAAGCAG CAACAAGAGCGAATTGCAGAAATCGTCCTATAGACCTGGTCTTCATCATAGACAGCTCCCGCAGCGTACGCCCTGCCGAGTTTGAAAAGGCCAAGGAGTTCCTGCAGCATATGGTGGAAAGCTTGGAGATCGGCTCGGACGCCACGCGGGTCGGCCTCGTCAATTATGCCAGCACAGTGCAGAATGAGTTTCAACTAAAGACCTATTTTGCCAAGTCTGCCCTGAAGCAAGCGCTAGCCCGTGTTGAGCCCCTCGCTTCAGGCACCATGACAGGCATGGCCATCAAGACTGCCATGGAGAAAGCTTTCACCGCGGAGGCAGGGGCCCGAGCTAGCTCGGCGAACATTGCCAAGGTAGCCATCATAGTGACAGACGGGAGGCCCCAGGACCACGTAGAGGATGTATCAGCCGCAGCTCGCGCATCTGGGATCGAGATCTACGCAGTGGGAGTAGACAGAGCGGATATGGCGTCCCTGCGCCTCATGGCCAGCCTCCCACATGATGACCATGTCTTCTATGTGGAGACCTATGGTGTCATTGAGAAGCTCACTTCCAAATTTAGGGAAACCTTGTGTG GTTTGGATCCGTGTTCTCAGGGACACAATTGCCAGCACATTTGTGTCAACAATGGCAACTCATACGACTGCAAGTGTCGCAAGGGCTACGTCTTGAACCCGGACAAGAAAACGTGCTCAC GTTTAGATCCATGTTCCCAAGGACATGACTGCCAACATATCTGTGTCAGCAATGATGACTCATACATCTGCAAATGTCAAGTGGGATATGTGTTGAATGCAGACCAGAAAACATGCTCAC GTTCAACTACATGTGCCCAGGGACATGACTGCCAACATATTTGTGTTAACACCGAGGATTCTTACATCTGCAAGTGTCCTTTGGGATATGTATTGAATGCTGACCAGAAAACATGCTCAC GCTCGGATCCATGTTCCCATGGACATGATTGCCAGCACATCTGTGAAAACAATGATGACTCGTACATCTGCAAATGTCAAGTGGGATATAAGTTAAATGCAGACCAAAAGACGTGCTCAC TTTCAGATACATGTTCCCAGGGACATGACTGCCAACATATTTGCATCAGCAATGATAACTTGTACATCTGCAAATGTCAAGTGGGATATGTGTTAAATGCAGACCAGAAAACATGCTCAC GTTTGGATATATGTACTCAGGGACATGCCTGCCAACATATTTGTGTCAAAAATGGTCATTCTCACCATTGCACATGTCATGACGGATATGTGTTGAATGCAGACCAGAAAACATGCTCAC GTTCAGATCCATGTGCCCATGGACATGATTGCCATCACATTTGCATAAACAGTGATGACTCTTACATCTGCAAGTGTCGAGTGGGATATATTTTGAATCCAGATAAGAAAACATGCTCAC GTTCAGATACATGTGCCCAGGGACATGACTGCCAACATATCTGTGTCAGTACTGATGACTCGTTTGTCTGCAAGTGTCGAATGGGATATGTGTTGAATGCAGACCAGAAAACATGCTCAC GTTCAGATGCATGTGCCCAGGGAAATGACTGCCAGCACATTTGTGCCAACAATGGGAACTCTTACATCTGCAAGTGTCAAGTGGGATACGTGTTGAACATGGATCAGAAAACATGCTCTC GTTCAAATGCATGTGCTCAGGGACATGACTGCCAGCACATTTGTATCAACAACGGTGACTCATACAACTGCAAGTGTCGAGTTGGATATGTGTTAAATGCAGACCAGAAAACATGCTCac AGGAAATGAGAGGTGAAACAACTCAAGATGCCTGCATGTGTGAAGCTCAGATTGTGTTCCAGAAAAAAGTACAGTCAACCATACAGGAGCTGAGCAGAAAAC TAGATGAACTTTCAGACAAAGTGAACCTGATTGAGGGCCAACAGCAGTATTAA
- the matn3b gene encoding matrilin-3b isoform X6, whose amino-acid sequence MTSLMWGLLCVSGILASAARGTFPQFGSRNRQIHSISPSIPRVSPHGPPRVSQRFEDIKSIEQTSDELSAETFGEVQRGGSTARAFQQQQGARTGANNLEQERRADNGAGGTNSRFNRYQSSHHQPSSQLQHNAAPSAPWQPARNPSGSLASIRTEAATRANCRNRPIDLVFIIDSSRSVRPAEFEKAKEFLQHMVESLEIGSDATRVGLVNYASTVQNEFQLKTYFAKSALKQALARVEPLASGTMTGMAIKTAMEKAFTAEAGARASSANIAKVAIIVTDGRPQDHVEDVSAAARASGIEIYAVGVDRADMASLRLMASLPHDDHVFYVETYGVIEKLTSKFRETLCGLDPCSQGHNCQHICVNNGNSYDCKCRKGYVLNPDKKTCSRLDPCSQGHDCQHICVSNDDSYICKCQVGYVLNADQKTCSRSTTCAQGHDCQHICVNTEDSYICKCPLGYVLNADQKTCSRSDPCSHGHDCQHICENNDDSYICKCQVGYKLNADQKTCSLSDTCSQGHDCQHICISNDNLYICKCQVGYVLNADQKTCSRSDTCAQGHDCQHICVSTDDSFVCKCRMGYVLNADQKTCSQSDTCAQGHDCQQICVNSEDSYICNCRVGYVLNADRKTCSSSDACAQGNDCQHICANNGNSYICKCQVGYVLNMDQKTCSRSNACAQGHDCQHICINNGDSYNCKCRVGYVLNADQKTCSQEMRGETTQDACMCEAQIVFQKKVQSTIQELSRKLDELSDKVNLIEGQQQY is encoded by the exons ATGACCTCATTAATGTGGGGACTGCTCTGTGTCAGTGGCATCCTGGCATCGGCAGCTCGGGGAACTTTCCCACAGTTTGGGTCACGCAACCGGCAGATCCACTCAATTAGCCCTTCAATCCCACGAGTTTCCCCGCACGGCCCTCCAAGGGTCTCCCAGCGCTTTGAAGATATCAAATCTATTGAACAAACCTCTGACGAACTGAGTGCTGAAACTTTTGGAGAGGTCCAGCGGGGCGGTTCCACAGCGCGAGccttccagcagcagcagggtgcCCGAACAGGTGCCAACAACCtggagcaggagaggagagcGGACAATGGAG CTGGTGGCACTAATTCTAGGTTTAATCGCTATCAGTCCTCCCATCACCAGCCGTCTTCACAGCTGCAACACAACGCTGCACCATCTGCACCCTGGCAGCCCGCTCGAAATCCGAGTGGCTCTCTTGCATCCATCAGAACTGAAGCAG CAACAAGAGCGAATTGCAGAAATCGTCCTATAGACCTGGTCTTCATCATAGACAGCTCCCGCAGCGTACGCCCTGCCGAGTTTGAAAAGGCCAAGGAGTTCCTGCAGCATATGGTGGAAAGCTTGGAGATCGGCTCGGACGCCACGCGGGTCGGCCTCGTCAATTATGCCAGCACAGTGCAGAATGAGTTTCAACTAAAGACCTATTTTGCCAAGTCTGCCCTGAAGCAAGCGCTAGCCCGTGTTGAGCCCCTCGCTTCAGGCACCATGACAGGCATGGCCATCAAGACTGCCATGGAGAAAGCTTTCACCGCGGAGGCAGGGGCCCGAGCTAGCTCGGCGAACATTGCCAAGGTAGCCATCATAGTGACAGACGGGAGGCCCCAGGACCACGTAGAGGATGTATCAGCCGCAGCTCGCGCATCTGGGATCGAGATCTACGCAGTGGGAGTAGACAGAGCGGATATGGCGTCCCTGCGCCTCATGGCCAGCCTCCCACATGATGACCATGTCTTCTATGTGGAGACCTATGGTGTCATTGAGAAGCTCACTTCCAAATTTAGGGAAACCTTGTGTG GTTTGGATCCGTGTTCTCAGGGACACAATTGCCAGCACATTTGTGTCAACAATGGCAACTCATACGACTGCAAGTGTCGCAAGGGCTACGTCTTGAACCCGGACAAGAAAACGTGCTCAC GTTTAGATCCATGTTCCCAAGGACATGACTGCCAACATATCTGTGTCAGCAATGATGACTCATACATCTGCAAATGTCAAGTGGGATATGTGTTGAATGCAGACCAGAAAACATGCTCAC GTTCAACTACATGTGCCCAGGGACATGACTGCCAACATATTTGTGTTAACACCGAGGATTCTTACATCTGCAAGTGTCCTTTGGGATATGTATTGAATGCTGACCAGAAAACATGCTCAC GCTCGGATCCATGTTCCCATGGACATGATTGCCAGCACATCTGTGAAAACAATGATGACTCGTACATCTGCAAATGTCAAGTGGGATATAAGTTAAATGCAGACCAAAAGACGTGCTCAC TTTCAGATACATGTTCCCAGGGACATGACTGCCAACATATTTGCATCAGCAATGATAACTTGTACATCTGCAAATGTCAAGTGGGATATGTGTTAAATGCAGACCAGAAAACATGCTCAC GTTCAGATACATGTGCCCAGGGACATGACTGCCAACATATCTGTGTCAGTACTGATGACTCGTTTGTCTGCAAGTGTCGAATGGGATATGTGTTGAATGCAGACCAGAAAACATGCTCAC AATCGGATACATGTGCCCAGGGACATGATTGCCAGCAGATTTGTGTCAACAGTGAGGATTCCTATATCTGCAATTGTCGTGTGGGATATGTGTTAAATGCAGACCGGAAAACATGCTCAA GTTCAGATGCATGTGCCCAGGGAAATGACTGCCAGCACATTTGTGCCAACAATGGGAACTCTTACATCTGCAAGTGTCAAGTGGGATACGTGTTGAACATGGATCAGAAAACATGCTCTC GTTCAAATGCATGTGCTCAGGGACATGACTGCCAGCACATTTGTATCAACAACGGTGACTCATACAACTGCAAGTGTCGAGTTGGATATGTGTTAAATGCAGACCAGAAAACATGCTCac AGGAAATGAGAGGTGAAACAACTCAAGATGCCTGCATGTGTGAAGCTCAGATTGTGTTCCAGAAAAAAGTACAGTCAACCATACAGGAGCTGAGCAGAAAAC TAGATGAACTTTCAGACAAAGTGAACCTGATTGAGGGCCAACAGCAGTATTAA
- the matn3b gene encoding matrilin-3b isoform X2: MTSLMWGLLCVSGILASAARGTFPQFGSRNRQIHSISPSIPRVSPHGPPRVSQRFEDIKSIEQTSDELSAETFGEVQRGGSTARAFQQQQGARTGANNLEQERRADNGAGGTNSRFNRYQSSHHQPSSQLQHNAAPSAPWQPARNPSGSLASIRTEAATRANCRNRPIDLVFIIDSSRSVRPAEFEKAKEFLQHMVESLEIGSDATRVGLVNYASTVQNEFQLKTYFAKSALKQALARVEPLASGTMTGMAIKTAMEKAFTAEAGARASSANIAKVAIIVTDGRPQDHVEDVSAAARASGIEIYAVGVDRADMASLRLMASLPHDDHVFYVETYGVIEKLTSKFRETLCGLDPCSQGHNCQHICVNNGNSYDCKCRKGYVLNPDKKTCSRLDPCSQGHDCQHICVSNDDSYICKCQVGYVLNADQKTCSRSTTCAQGHDCQHICVNTEDSYICKCPLGYVLNADQKTCSRSDPCSHGHDCQHICENNDDSYICKCQVGYKLNADQKTCSLSDTCSQGHDCQHICISNDNLYICKCQVGYVLNADQKTCSRLDICTQGHACQHICVKNGHSHHCTCHDGYVLNADQKTCSRSDTCAQGHDCQHICVSTDDSFVCKCRMGYVLNADQKTCSQSDTCAQGHDCQQICVNSEDSYICNCRVGYVLNADRKTCSSSDACAQGNDCQHICANNGNSYICKCQVGYVLNMDQKTCSRSNACAQGHDCQHICINNGDSYNCKCRVGYVLNADQKTCSQEMRGETTQDACMCEAQIVFQKKVQSTIQELSRKLDELSDKVNLIEGQQQY, from the exons ATGACCTCATTAATGTGGGGACTGCTCTGTGTCAGTGGCATCCTGGCATCGGCAGCTCGGGGAACTTTCCCACAGTTTGGGTCACGCAACCGGCAGATCCACTCAATTAGCCCTTCAATCCCACGAGTTTCCCCGCACGGCCCTCCAAGGGTCTCCCAGCGCTTTGAAGATATCAAATCTATTGAACAAACCTCTGACGAACTGAGTGCTGAAACTTTTGGAGAGGTCCAGCGGGGCGGTTCCACAGCGCGAGccttccagcagcagcagggtgcCCGAACAGGTGCCAACAACCtggagcaggagaggagagcGGACAATGGAG CTGGTGGCACTAATTCTAGGTTTAATCGCTATCAGTCCTCCCATCACCAGCCGTCTTCACAGCTGCAACACAACGCTGCACCATCTGCACCCTGGCAGCCCGCTCGAAATCCGAGTGGCTCTCTTGCATCCATCAGAACTGAAGCAG CAACAAGAGCGAATTGCAGAAATCGTCCTATAGACCTGGTCTTCATCATAGACAGCTCCCGCAGCGTACGCCCTGCCGAGTTTGAAAAGGCCAAGGAGTTCCTGCAGCATATGGTGGAAAGCTTGGAGATCGGCTCGGACGCCACGCGGGTCGGCCTCGTCAATTATGCCAGCACAGTGCAGAATGAGTTTCAACTAAAGACCTATTTTGCCAAGTCTGCCCTGAAGCAAGCGCTAGCCCGTGTTGAGCCCCTCGCTTCAGGCACCATGACAGGCATGGCCATCAAGACTGCCATGGAGAAAGCTTTCACCGCGGAGGCAGGGGCCCGAGCTAGCTCGGCGAACATTGCCAAGGTAGCCATCATAGTGACAGACGGGAGGCCCCAGGACCACGTAGAGGATGTATCAGCCGCAGCTCGCGCATCTGGGATCGAGATCTACGCAGTGGGAGTAGACAGAGCGGATATGGCGTCCCTGCGCCTCATGGCCAGCCTCCCACATGATGACCATGTCTTCTATGTGGAGACCTATGGTGTCATTGAGAAGCTCACTTCCAAATTTAGGGAAACCTTGTGTG GTTTGGATCCGTGTTCTCAGGGACACAATTGCCAGCACATTTGTGTCAACAATGGCAACTCATACGACTGCAAGTGTCGCAAGGGCTACGTCTTGAACCCGGACAAGAAAACGTGCTCAC GTTTAGATCCATGTTCCCAAGGACATGACTGCCAACATATCTGTGTCAGCAATGATGACTCATACATCTGCAAATGTCAAGTGGGATATGTGTTGAATGCAGACCAGAAAACATGCTCAC GTTCAACTACATGTGCCCAGGGACATGACTGCCAACATATTTGTGTTAACACCGAGGATTCTTACATCTGCAAGTGTCCTTTGGGATATGTATTGAATGCTGACCAGAAAACATGCTCAC GCTCGGATCCATGTTCCCATGGACATGATTGCCAGCACATCTGTGAAAACAATGATGACTCGTACATCTGCAAATGTCAAGTGGGATATAAGTTAAATGCAGACCAAAAGACGTGCTCAC TTTCAGATACATGTTCCCAGGGACATGACTGCCAACATATTTGCATCAGCAATGATAACTTGTACATCTGCAAATGTCAAGTGGGATATGTGTTAAATGCAGACCAGAAAACATGCTCAC GTTTGGATATATGTACTCAGGGACATGCCTGCCAACATATTTGTGTCAAAAATGGTCATTCTCACCATTGCACATGTCATGACGGATATGTGTTGAATGCAGACCAGAAAACATGCTCAC GTTCAGATACATGTGCCCAGGGACATGACTGCCAACATATCTGTGTCAGTACTGATGACTCGTTTGTCTGCAAGTGTCGAATGGGATATGTGTTGAATGCAGACCAGAAAACATGCTCAC AATCGGATACATGTGCCCAGGGACATGATTGCCAGCAGATTTGTGTCAACAGTGAGGATTCCTATATCTGCAATTGTCGTGTGGGATATGTGTTAAATGCAGACCGGAAAACATGCTCAA GTTCAGATGCATGTGCCCAGGGAAATGACTGCCAGCACATTTGTGCCAACAATGGGAACTCTTACATCTGCAAGTGTCAAGTGGGATACGTGTTGAACATGGATCAGAAAACATGCTCTC GTTCAAATGCATGTGCTCAGGGACATGACTGCCAGCACATTTGTATCAACAACGGTGACTCATACAACTGCAAGTGTCGAGTTGGATATGTGTTAAATGCAGACCAGAAAACATGCTCac AGGAAATGAGAGGTGAAACAACTCAAGATGCCTGCATGTGTGAAGCTCAGATTGTGTTCCAGAAAAAAGTACAGTCAACCATACAGGAGCTGAGCAGAAAAC TAGATGAACTTTCAGACAAAGTGAACCTGATTGAGGGCCAACAGCAGTATTAA